In a genomic window of Streptomyces noursei ATCC 11455:
- a CDS encoding cytochrome P450, whose protein sequence is MTTATTPSATDLFAQALRYENRADPYPHYAQMLRHPVARMDDGSWLISGYQEIRQLLHDPRSSADRLAPQNKAPKAARSLLLQDPPLHDQLRRVVTQEFIPRIMGMRDHLGELVARLLDAHTGTEPGQLDVVADLAYPLPVTVICELLGVPREDEPLFGSLARRLTRGLDPVDTQTEQELRELDEARGELVDYLEGLITQRRTSPGDDLLSGLMFHQDPDQVMNPIQLRVTLGLLLIAGHETTVNLIANGTLALLRNPGVLARLRTDPDLATPLVEEVLRHDPPVQMSGRSALADIDIAGTTIPKGSRIRLMLAAGNRDANRFADPDLFVPDRRDNAHLGFGGGIHYCIGATLARAEAQIALAAIARRLRSPRLVTDPPPYRENAVLRGPERLVVAFERLTPDSAPAA, encoded by the coding sequence ATGACGACAGCCACCACCCCCTCGGCCACCGACCTGTTCGCCCAGGCCCTGCGGTACGAGAACCGCGCCGACCCCTACCCCCACTACGCCCAGATGCTCCGCCACCCGGTCGCGCGCATGGACGACGGCTCCTGGCTGATCAGCGGCTACCAGGAGATCCGGCAACTGCTGCACGACCCGCGCAGCAGCGCCGACCGGCTCGCCCCGCAGAACAAGGCCCCCAAGGCCGCCCGGAGCCTGCTCCTCCAGGACCCTCCCCTCCACGACCAACTGCGCCGCGTGGTCACCCAGGAGTTCATCCCACGGATCATGGGCATGCGCGACCACCTCGGCGAACTGGTCGCCCGGCTCCTCGACGCCCACACCGGCACCGAGCCCGGCCAACTCGACGTCGTCGCCGATCTCGCCTACCCGCTGCCGGTCACGGTGATCTGCGAGCTGCTCGGCGTGCCCCGCGAGGACGAGCCCCTCTTCGGCAGCCTCGCCCGCCGGCTCACCCGGGGCCTGGACCCCGTCGACACCCAGACCGAACAGGAGCTGCGCGAACTCGACGAGGCCCGCGGTGAGTTGGTCGACTACCTCGAAGGGCTCATCACCCAGCGCCGCACCAGCCCCGGCGACGACCTGCTGTCCGGCCTGATGTTCCATCAGGACCCCGACCAGGTGATGAACCCGATACAGCTACGCGTCACGCTCGGCCTGCTGCTGATCGCCGGTCACGAAACCACCGTCAACCTGATCGCCAACGGCACCCTCGCCCTGCTGCGCAACCCCGGCGTCCTCGCCCGGCTGCGCACCGACCCCGACCTGGCCACCCCGCTGGTCGAGGAGGTGCTGCGCCACGACCCGCCCGTGCAGATGTCCGGCCGCAGCGCCCTGGCCGACATCGACATCGCCGGCACCACCATCCCCAAGGGCTCCCGTATCCGCCTGATGCTCGCCGCGGGCAACCGCGACGCCAACCGCTTCGCCGACCCCGACCTGTTCGTCCCCGACCGTCGCGACAACGCCCACCTCGGCTTCGGCGGCGGCATCCACTACTGCATCGGCGCCACCCTCGCCCGCGCCGAAGCACAGATAGCACTCGCCGCCATCGCCCGCAGGCTCCGGTCGCCGCGCCTGGTCACCGACCCGCCGCCGTATCGGGAGAACGCCGTCCTGCGCGGCCCGGAGCGCCTCGTGGTCGCCTTCGAACGCCTCACACCGGACAGCGCACCCGCCGCCTGA
- a CDS encoding effector-associated constant component EACC1 gives MQPLTFTFDAPADEADDLARSLARWLNDDEDLSGAARLRMVPPAPGEQGGLADAAEVLNAAGPVLDALVAAVGVWVGQRFRNRSVSLKVTRPDGTHIELSATDPRDAAAVEEQLRRFLEPGSGDAD, from the coding sequence GTGCAGCCCCTCACCTTCACCTTCGACGCGCCGGCCGACGAGGCCGACGACCTGGCCCGGTCCCTCGCCCGCTGGCTGAACGACGACGAGGACCTCAGCGGCGCGGCACGGCTGCGGATGGTCCCGCCCGCGCCCGGGGAGCAGGGCGGCCTCGCGGACGCCGCCGAGGTGCTGAACGCCGCGGGGCCGGTGTTGGACGCGCTGGTCGCCGCGGTCGGCGTATGGGTCGGCCAGCGGTTCCGGAACCGGAGCGTCAGCCTGAAGGTGACCCGGCCGGACGGCACCCACATCGAACTGTCGGCTACCGATCCGCGGGACGCCGCCGCGGTGGAGGAACAGCTGCGCCGGTTCCTCGAACCGGGCTCCGGCGATGCCGACTGA
- a CDS encoding M56 family metallopeptidase, producing MSAASAPEVGAAVGMPHPFRLPSGTSLRFALLILSTSTAMAAQLAGIVGVAAYFGLGGDIGSITGGLRCAAGHFRDTATDPGKFARTCPQPDFGNETVLELAALATLWLAIGVVYWLLPAYRIRRRRLRPLPVDGLADIRRTLDELVAVAEPRCRVCFVVDWRAQEPSGLAFGRVGRRQVMLSAGLLQLHRRDPEAFRAIVLHELAHLRNRDVDIAFVTLICYRLFIVAVAIPVAVTAPFALLVGWLLFPSSVLFQLLQILAQCALAVTVAVTSTAVLRSRELYADARVAVWTRGAPSLRRVLAAQHGRRPAGHRLPPFLRPHPPAAKRLAALGDTRLLFGFGPWEAFGLALTCSLVYERIAQWTEEAARLTHRGSPLAAVLPSVVLGGGVAMGIWHAVLAARLDRGRWEGAHRTGLAMAAGLVVGTFGDRLQSTALVLGDADPLPVQLSWWLILGAVGYGFVRWNAATARVWAPVVLAGRRPLLLVVGGCAVGVALLSVGLGHAYAAGIPGFQLLSLPRPLNLLPTPLDYLGYVYSTAFVLTPPQWVIALIVVAVGFPLAARLGARLSARRRAGAPAAGPERFLLQAVSPEDTVALLAPPRLRSSAALGHGVVFGAAAGLGLWLWHLFCALVVPWPIAWVGKVFPVYQLALAALLQLAVGFVVAWRHARGELRALHGILGTLGAGLVLPLAAITARDHFACVRWGTGHAACRVAPDVAFAVSATPLVMTWTAGLAVLLIPVWAALRDRGRRRVAPM from the coding sequence ATGAGCGCCGCGTCGGCCCCCGAGGTCGGCGCCGCCGTGGGCATGCCGCATCCGTTCCGGTTGCCGTCGGGGACGTCGCTGCGGTTCGCGTTGCTGATCCTGAGCACCTCCACGGCCATGGCGGCGCAGTTGGCCGGGATCGTCGGCGTCGCGGCGTACTTCGGGCTCGGCGGCGATATCGGCAGCATCACCGGGGGCCTCAGGTGTGCCGCCGGACACTTCCGCGACACGGCGACCGACCCCGGGAAGTTCGCCCGCACCTGCCCGCAGCCGGACTTCGGTAACGAGACCGTCCTGGAACTGGCGGCCCTGGCCACGCTGTGGCTGGCCATCGGCGTTGTCTACTGGCTGCTGCCGGCCTACCGGATCCGCCGGCGCCGCCTGCGGCCGTTGCCGGTCGACGGACTCGCCGACATCCGGCGCACACTCGACGAGTTGGTCGCGGTGGCCGAGCCGCGCTGCCGGGTGTGCTTCGTCGTCGACTGGCGAGCCCAGGAGCCCAGTGGGCTCGCCTTCGGCCGGGTCGGGCGGCGCCAGGTGATGCTCAGTGCCGGACTGCTGCAGCTGCACCGGCGGGATCCAGAGGCGTTTCGCGCGATCGTCCTGCACGAACTGGCGCACCTACGCAACCGGGACGTGGACATCGCCTTCGTCACGCTGATCTGCTACCGGCTGTTCATCGTGGCCGTCGCGATTCCGGTCGCTGTCACCGCGCCCTTCGCGCTGCTGGTCGGCTGGCTGTTGTTCCCTTCGAGCGTGCTCTTCCAACTACTGCAGATCCTCGCCCAGTGCGCGCTGGCGGTCACCGTCGCCGTCACCAGCACCGCGGTGTTGCGCAGCCGCGAGTTGTACGCGGACGCCCGGGTCGCCGTGTGGACCCGCGGCGCCCCCTCGCTGCGTCGCGTACTGGCCGCTCAGCACGGTCGCCGGCCGGCCGGGCACCGTCTGCCGCCCTTCCTGCGCCCGCATCCCCCGGCGGCAAAGCGGCTGGCGGCCCTGGGCGACACCCGGCTGCTGTTCGGCTTCGGCCCCTGGGAGGCGTTCGGGCTGGCCCTGACCTGCTCACTCGTCTACGAGCGGATAGCGCAGTGGACGGAGGAGGCCGCCCGCCTCACGCACAGAGGCAGTCCGCTGGCCGCCGTCCTCCCCTCCGTCGTACTCGGCGGTGGCGTGGCGATGGGCATCTGGCACGCGGTGCTGGCCGCACGGCTGGACCGCGGGCGGTGGGAGGGGGCCCATCGCACGGGGCTCGCCATGGCGGCCGGGCTCGTCGTGGGGACCTTCGGGGATCGGTTGCAGAGCACGGCGCTGGTCCTCGGCGACGCCGACCCGTTGCCGGTCCAGCTGTCGTGGTGGCTGATCCTCGGGGCCGTCGGCTACGGATTCGTCCGGTGGAACGCGGCGACGGCCCGGGTATGGGCACCCGTGGTCCTCGCCGGCCGGCGTCCGTTGCTGCTGGTCGTCGGCGGATGCGCGGTCGGCGTCGCGCTGTTGAGCGTCGGTCTGGGGCACGCCTACGCCGCCGGCATCCCGGGTTTCCAGCTGCTGTCGCTGCCGCGCCCGCTGAACCTCCTTCCGACGCCGCTGGACTACCTGGGGTACGTCTACTCCACGGCCTTCGTGCTCACCCCGCCGCAGTGGGTGATCGCTCTGATCGTGGTCGCGGTCGGCTTCCCGCTCGCCGCGCGGCTCGGCGCCCGACTCTCCGCGCGGCGCCGTGCCGGGGCGCCCGCCGCGGGTCCCGAACGGTTCCTGCTCCAGGCCGTGTCGCCCGAGGACACGGTGGCGCTCCTGGCTCCGCCGCGGCTGCGTTCTTCGGCGGCGCTGGGGCACGGGGTGGTCTTCGGTGCCGCGGCCGGGCTCGGGTTGTGGCTGTGGCACCTGTTCTGTGCCCTGGTCGTCCCCTGGCCGATCGCGTGGGTCGGCAAGGTCTTCCCCGTGTACCAGCTGGCGTTGGCGGCGTTGCTGCAACTCGCCGTCGGCTTCGTCGTCGCCTGGCGCCACGCCCGCGGCGAACTGCGCGCGCTGCACGGAATTCTCGGCACCCTCGGCGCGGGGCTGGTGCTGCCGCTGGCCGCCATCACCGCACGCGACCACTTCGCCTGCGTACGGTGGGGCACCGGTCACGCGGCCTGCCGTGTGGCGCCCGACGTGGCGTTCGCGGTGTCGGCGACACCGCTCGTCATGACCTGGACCGCGGGCCTGGCCGTGCTGCTCATCCCGGTGTGGGCCGCGTTGCGCGATCGTGGGCGGCGCCGAGTGGCGCCGATGTGA
- a CDS encoding NAD(P)-dependent alcohol dehydrogenase — protein sequence MRIQAAVVESPGGPFTLRDDLVIDAPRADEVLVRIAAAGICHTDLSTRQKWPRQLSPMVFGHEGAGTVEAVGDEVASVRPGDTVCLSYRSCTACGQCAAGHPAYCETGIFALNASGTRPDGSTPLSRAGDGGAVYGSFFGQSSFATYALAHVSNVVKVPADLPPAVAAPLGCGVQTGAGTVLNVLRPPRGSSVAVFGAGSVGLTSVMTAVAEGCRVIAVDPLPARRAKALRFGAVAAVDPRAVEDVAAAVREHAEGGTGFAIDTTGQPEAISQAIAALAQRGTLALVGVGGRAEFDIMTVLTKGVRIRGVIEGDATPADFIPRLVARYRQGVLPLDEIITEFPFHEIEDAARAATAGEVIKPVLRLP from the coding sequence ATGCGCATTCAGGCAGCCGTCGTGGAATCCCCCGGAGGGCCCTTCACCCTCCGCGACGACCTCGTCATCGACGCGCCCCGGGCCGACGAGGTCCTGGTCAGGATCGCGGCGGCCGGCATCTGCCACACCGACCTCAGTACCCGGCAGAAGTGGCCGCGGCAGCTCAGCCCGATGGTGTTCGGTCACGAGGGCGCCGGCACCGTCGAGGCCGTCGGCGACGAGGTCGCCTCCGTACGGCCGGGTGACACCGTGTGCCTGAGCTACCGCAGTTGCACCGCCTGCGGGCAGTGCGCGGCGGGCCACCCCGCCTACTGCGAGACCGGCATCTTCGCCCTCAACGCCAGCGGCACCCGGCCCGACGGCAGCACCCCGCTGTCCCGGGCCGGGGACGGGGGCGCCGTCTACGGAAGCTTCTTCGGCCAGTCGTCCTTCGCGACGTACGCCCTCGCGCACGTCAGCAACGTCGTCAAGGTGCCGGCGGACCTGCCGCCGGCGGTCGCCGCGCCGCTGGGTTGCGGGGTGCAGACCGGTGCCGGCACGGTCCTCAACGTGCTGCGCCCACCGCGGGGATCCTCGGTGGCGGTCTTCGGGGCGGGCAGTGTCGGGCTCACCTCCGTGATGACCGCGGTCGCCGAGGGCTGTCGCGTCATCGCCGTCGATCCGCTGCCGGCCCGGCGCGCCAAGGCGCTCCGGTTCGGTGCCGTGGCGGCCGTCGATCCCCGCGCCGTGGAGGATGTCGCGGCCGCGGTCCGCGAGCACGCCGAGGGCGGCACCGGCTTCGCCATCGACACCACCGGGCAGCCGGAGGCGATCTCCCAGGCGATCGCGGCGCTCGCTCAGCGCGGCACGCTGGCCCTGGTCGGCGTCGGCGGACGCGCCGAGTTCGACATCATGACCGTCCTGACCAAGGGCGTCCGGATCCGCGGTGTGATCGAGGGGGACGCGACGCCCGCCGACTTCATCCCGCGCCTCGTCGCCCGCTACCGCCAGGGCGTCCTCCCGCTCGACGAGATCATCACGGAATTCCCGTTCCACGAGATCGAGGACGCCGCCCGCGCCGCGACCGCGGGCGAGGTCATCAAGCCGGTGCTCCGCCTCCCCTGA
- a CDS encoding SDR family oxidoreductase: MDLMIDDKVFLVTGGTKGLGLAAARVLTAEGARVVVSSRSQEAVDRAVAELGGPDHATGLVADNADPEAADRMTAAALQHHGRLDGVLISVGGPPTGPLTTITDTQWRESFESVFLGALRVARAAAPVLPEGGSIGFVLSLSVKSPWPNMSVSNGLRPGLAMAAKTLADELGPRGIRVNGFVVGSLATDRLTQLELATDDPEQTRARRTADIPLRRYGTPEEFGRLAAVVLSPVASYTTGSMIHIDGGATRSL, from the coding sequence ATGGACCTGATGATCGACGACAAGGTATTCCTGGTCACGGGAGGGACCAAGGGGCTTGGACTGGCAGCCGCGCGAGTCCTCACCGCGGAGGGGGCCCGGGTGGTCGTCTCCTCGCGCAGCCAGGAAGCGGTGGACCGGGCTGTCGCGGAGCTGGGCGGCCCCGACCACGCGACGGGCCTAGTCGCCGACAACGCCGACCCCGAAGCGGCCGACCGAATGACAGCGGCCGCACTGCAACACCACGGACGCCTGGACGGCGTTCTGATCAGCGTGGGCGGGCCACCGACCGGCCCGCTCACCACCATCACCGACACCCAGTGGCGGGAGTCCTTCGAGTCCGTCTTCCTCGGCGCCCTGCGCGTCGCACGCGCAGCTGCCCCGGTCCTGCCCGAGGGGGGCTCCATCGGCTTCGTCCTTTCCCTGTCCGTGAAGTCCCCCTGGCCGAACATGAGCGTGTCCAACGGGCTCCGTCCGGGGCTTGCCATGGCCGCGAAGACCCTGGCCGACGAACTGGGCCCACGAGGCATCAGGGTCAACGGCTTCGTGGTCGGCTCCCTCGCCACCGACCGTCTCACCCAGCTCGAACTGGCCACCGACGACCCCGAGCAGACACGTGCCCGACGAACCGCCGACATCCCGCTCCGCCGGTACGGCACCCCCGAGGAATTCGGCCGCCTGGCCGCCGTGGTGCTGTCACCGGTGGCCTCCTACACCACCGGCAGCATGATCCACATCGATGGGGGCGCCACCCGTTCCCTGTGA
- a CDS encoding DUF4334 domain-containing protein, whose amino-acid sequence MDVEQARDRITGIRSAGGTVSVDELDALWAALPTVRPEEILGAWRGSAFVTGHRVESLLTGANWHGKRFHSTTDVQPLICRGADGALFSNVEAGKGEASLWMVEFRGESTASMVYDGQPVIDHFKRIDDRTLLGVMNGKEVLDDGRHFYFLLERE is encoded by the coding sequence ATGGACGTCGAGCAGGCCCGCGACCGCATCACCGGGATCCGCTCAGCCGGCGGCACGGTGTCCGTCGACGAACTGGACGCCTTGTGGGCGGCGTTGCCGACGGTGCGGCCCGAGGAGATCCTCGGCGCCTGGCGCGGCAGCGCGTTCGTCACCGGCCACCGGGTGGAGAGCCTGCTGACAGGGGCGAACTGGCACGGGAAGCGCTTCCACTCCACCACCGACGTGCAGCCCCTGATCTGCCGCGGCGCCGACGGCGCGCTGTTCTCCAACGTCGAGGCGGGCAAGGGCGAGGCCAGTCTGTGGATGGTCGAGTTCCGCGGGGAGTCCACGGCTTCGATGGTGTACGACGGGCAGCCCGTCATCGACCACTTCAAGCGGATCGACGACCGCACGCTCCTGGGCGTGATGAACGGCAAGGAGGTGCTCGACGACGGGCGGCACTTCTACTTCCTCCTCGAACGCGAGTGA
- a CDS encoding NAD(P)/FAD-dependent oxidoreductase, with amino-acid sequence MTAPAAAGLRTGRIVVVGASLAGLRAAEALRDEGFTGELTLIGEEPHEPYDRPPLSKAVLSGRLSCDHIVLPQVRNIDARWLLGTRATGLDVPGRRVELADGRSVAYDRLLIATGTRARPWPVQAGGRLDGVHVLRTREDAERLRGALLASPSRVLVIGAGFTGGEVASSCRELGLAVTVTQRSATPLASALGGVIGRATADWYREAGVDLRPHTTVRTLEGHPSGRLRRAVLSDGTTVDAEVAVVATGALANTEWLAGSGLAADHRGAVSDAGCRAMTADGRPVEDVFVAGDVARWPHPRYPGQLLRLDHWDNAVAQARTAAHNITHGPGEQLVHRPLPAFWSQQFGRYLKSIGVPALADQVVVTQGSLDRRQFVAAYGLQGRLVGAVAVDSPRVLEGYAALVESGAPFPPLLGASDGPDHLDPVDAAFPGRAAGSPPDHAVSAPAPTAHR; translated from the coding sequence ATGACCGCCCCGGCCGCAGCAGGGCTGCGTACGGGCCGGATCGTGGTGGTCGGCGCCTCACTGGCCGGGTTGCGCGCGGCCGAAGCCCTCCGCGACGAGGGGTTCACCGGGGAGCTCACCCTGATCGGCGAGGAGCCGCACGAGCCGTACGACCGGCCGCCGCTGTCGAAGGCGGTACTGTCCGGCCGGCTGAGCTGCGACCACATCGTGCTGCCCCAGGTCCGCAACATCGACGCCCGCTGGCTGCTGGGCACCCGCGCCACCGGGCTGGATGTGCCCGGCCGCCGGGTGGAACTGGCCGACGGGCGGAGCGTGGCGTACGACCGGCTGCTGATCGCCACCGGCACCCGGGCACGCCCCTGGCCCGTGCAGGCCGGCGGCCGTCTCGACGGCGTGCATGTGCTGCGCACCCGCGAGGACGCCGAGCGGTTGCGTGGCGCGCTGCTGGCCAGCCCCTCCCGGGTGCTGGTCATCGGCGCGGGCTTCACCGGTGGCGAAGTCGCCTCCAGTTGCCGCGAATTGGGGCTTGCGGTGACGGTGACACAGCGCAGCGCGACGCCGTTGGCCAGTGCGTTGGGCGGGGTGATCGGCCGGGCCACCGCCGACTGGTACCGCGAGGCCGGGGTGGACCTGCGGCCGCACACCACGGTCCGCACCCTGGAAGGCCATCCGTCCGGCCGGTTGCGCCGGGCCGTGCTGTCCGACGGCACGACGGTGGACGCCGAGGTGGCCGTCGTCGCAACCGGCGCCCTGGCCAACACCGAGTGGCTGGCCGGCTCGGGGCTCGCCGCCGACCACCGGGGCGCGGTGAGCGACGCCGGCTGCCGGGCCATGACCGCCGACGGCAGGCCGGTCGAGGACGTCTTCGTCGCCGGTGACGTCGCCCGCTGGCCGCACCCCCGCTACCCCGGGCAGCTGCTGCGCCTGGACCACTGGGACAACGCCGTCGCCCAGGCACGCACCGCAGCGCACAACATCACCCACGGCCCGGGCGAGCAACTCGTCCACCGACCGCTGCCCGCCTTCTGGTCCCAGCAGTTCGGCCGCTACCTCAAGTCCATCGGCGTGCCGGCCCTCGCCGACCAGGTCGTCGTGACCCAAGGCTCCCTCGACCGACGGCAGTTCGTCGCCGCCTACGGCCTGCAGGGCAGGCTCGTCGGCGCCGTGGCGGTCGACTCCCCCCGCGTGCTGGAAGGCTACGCGGCCCTCGTCGAATCCGGTGCGCCGTTCCCGCCGCTGCTGGGCGCCTCCGACGGCCCGGACCACCTCGACCCCGTCGACGCCGCATTCCCCGGCCGCGCTGCCGGCAGCCCCCCGGACCACGCCGTCAGCGCGCCGGCCCCGACCGCACACCGGTGA
- a CDS encoding TetR/AcrR family transcriptional regulator, producing MNAESEEPVRRRLSRAEAKARTRALLLDAAARVFARKGFTGASVEEIAEAAGFSIGALYSNFGSKEALFLELLSHRQTDRIAEAAQTLDRYEPGTGEAAAELGRLLVDVADKDIDFAPLQAEFWLYAVRNPHVLDSMAANLSGPRRALEGVISTSLAQQGAPAEVSAEVVATVVAALFGGLVRQRRIDPASVPEELFGQALKWLFAGINAGTAPAATDGD from the coding sequence GTGAATGCTGAGAGTGAGGAACCGGTCCGTCGGCGGTTGAGCCGCGCGGAGGCCAAGGCCCGCACCCGGGCGCTGCTGCTGGACGCGGCCGCGCGGGTCTTCGCCCGCAAGGGCTTCACCGGCGCCTCCGTGGAGGAGATCGCCGAGGCGGCGGGATTCTCCATCGGCGCGCTGTACTCGAACTTCGGGAGCAAGGAGGCGCTGTTCCTCGAACTGCTCTCGCACCGCCAGACCGACCGCATCGCCGAGGCCGCCCAGACGCTGGACCGGTACGAGCCAGGCACCGGGGAGGCCGCCGCCGAACTCGGACGCCTCCTGGTCGACGTCGCCGACAAGGACATCGACTTCGCCCCGCTACAGGCCGAGTTCTGGCTCTACGCGGTGCGCAACCCGCACGTCCTGGACTCCATGGCGGCCAACCTGAGCGGACCTCGCCGGGCGCTGGAGGGCGTGATCAGCACGTCCCTGGCCCAGCAGGGCGCCCCCGCCGAGGTCTCCGCGGAGGTCGTGGCCACCGTGGTGGCGGCACTGTTCGGCGGCCTGGTGCGCCAGCGGCGCATCGACCCCGCCAGCGTGCCCGAGGAACTCTTCGGCCAGGCCCTGAAATGGCTGTTCGCCGGGATCAACGCCGGCACGGCACCCGCCGCCACCGACGGCGACTGA
- a CDS encoding isocitrate lyase/PEP mutase family protein — protein MTTTQAERARLFRSLHTPARPLALANAWDVASARVIEDAGAPAIATTSAGVAWALGSPDGDALARDRALDLIARIAAAVAVPVTADIEGGYGQDAAGVAETVTGVLEAGAVGVNIEDGTRTPAEFRERLTAARDAVEKAGGQLFLNARIDTYLFGLGDPATRLQDTLERARGYVECGADGIFVPGVADPDTVKALAAELAVPLNVMAGPGAPDVAALGALGVARVSVGSGVAQAAYATARRAAQELYGTGGYQSLADGIAFPELNALFAPR, from the coding sequence ATGACCACGACACAGGCGGAGCGGGCCCGACTCTTCCGCTCCCTCCACACTCCTGCCCGTCCCCTCGCGCTCGCCAATGCCTGGGACGTGGCCAGCGCGCGTGTCATCGAGGACGCGGGCGCCCCCGCGATCGCCACCACCAGCGCCGGTGTCGCCTGGGCGCTCGGCTCGCCGGACGGGGACGCCCTGGCCCGCGACCGGGCCCTGGACCTGATCGCCCGGATCGCCGCGGCCGTCGCCGTGCCGGTCACCGCGGACATCGAGGGCGGGTACGGGCAGGACGCGGCCGGTGTCGCCGAGACGGTCACCGGGGTGCTGGAGGCGGGCGCGGTCGGCGTCAACATCGAGGACGGCACCCGGACCCCGGCCGAGTTCCGGGAGCGGCTGACCGCGGCCCGGGACGCGGTGGAGAAGGCCGGCGGGCAGCTCTTCCTCAACGCCCGCATCGACACCTACCTGTTCGGCCTCGGCGACCCCGCCACCCGGCTGCAGGACACCCTGGAACGGGCACGCGGCTACGTGGAGTGCGGCGCCGACGGCATCTTCGTCCCGGGCGTCGCCGACCCCGACACCGTCAAGGCCCTGGCCGCGGAACTCGCCGTGCCGCTGAACGTCATGGCCGGCCCCGGAGCCCCGGACGTCGCCGCGCTGGGCGCCCTCGGCGTGGCCCGGGTCAGCGTCGGATCGGGGGTGGCCCAGGCCGCCTACGCCACCGCCCGCCGCGCGGCACAGGAGCTGTACGGCACCGGCGGCTACCAGTCGCTCGCCGACGGCATCGCCTTCCCCGAACTCAACGCGCTGTTCGCCCCGCGCTGA
- a CDS encoding caspase, EACC1-associated type: MPTEQHSRAHPPPWPPIVPAPGRSAAVLIGTATQVAPSTLPQLPQAADSVTALATELTGPYGQFDPSRVHPRVDPPTPADVLRLLPSPRGDQLDVVLFYFAGHGVRAQGDRLCLALPGSVDDEDRAEHTSLPVTALFQALASVPARHKVVVLDCCFAGRALDAPHAADVHVLAAAGRSKKARTPQGYPQTGFTATLLELLAEGVPDGPEHLDLTTLYRHLEVGLPAARLPRPLQRAFGDSGDLALFRNRAHGTAATRLGLLARARFAERLTATASWGGNRRLRHAAARFAAIASDAAAHLGPTDPDTFRYRHAHASATGAAGDPPRASALLREVVADWEPTVPPDDPGLAAARASLEVWRARADAAAPAPAVGEAGA; the protein is encoded by the coding sequence ATGCCGACTGAGCAGCACTCCCGGGCGCATCCGCCGCCCTGGCCGCCGATCGTCCCCGCCCCGGGGCGGTCGGCCGCCGTACTGATCGGCACCGCCACCCAGGTCGCGCCCAGCACCCTGCCGCAACTCCCGCAGGCGGCGGACAGCGTCACCGCGCTGGCCACCGAACTGACCGGCCCGTACGGCCAGTTCGATCCCAGCCGCGTCCACCCACGGGTCGATCCGCCCACCCCCGCCGATGTGCTGCGGCTGTTGCCCTCCCCCCGCGGGGACCAGCTCGACGTGGTGCTCTTCTACTTCGCGGGCCACGGCGTACGTGCCCAGGGCGACCGGCTGTGCCTGGCGCTGCCCGGCTCGGTGGACGACGAGGACCGCGCGGAGCACACCTCGCTGCCGGTCACCGCCCTCTTCCAGGCACTGGCGTCCGTCCCGGCCCGGCACAAGGTCGTGGTCCTCGACTGCTGCTTCGCGGGCCGGGCCCTGGACGCGCCCCACGCGGCCGACGTCCATGTGCTGGCCGCCGCGGGCCGTTCGAAGAAGGCACGCACCCCGCAGGGGTACCCGCAGACCGGCTTCACCGCCACCCTGCTGGAGCTGCTGGCCGAGGGCGTCCCGGACGGCCCCGAGCACCTCGATCTGACCACCCTCTACCGCCACCTCGAGGTCGGCCTCCCCGCGGCCCGTCTCCCCAGGCCCCTGCAACGGGCCTTCGGCGACAGCGGCGACCTGGCGCTGTTCCGCAACCGTGCCCACGGCACGGCGGCCACCCGCCTCGGCCTGCTCGCCCGCGCCCGCTTCGCCGAGCGGCTCACGGCAACCGCCTCCTGGGGCGGCAACCGCCGGCTGCGGCATGCGGCGGCCCGCTTCGCGGCGATCGCCTCCGACGCCGCCGCCCATCTCGGCCCCACGGATCCCGACACCTTCCGCTACCGCCACGCCCATGCCTCCGCGACCGGCGCTGCGGGCGATCCGCCGCGCGCGTCCGCGCTGCTGCGCGAGGTGGTCGCCGACTGGGAGCCGACGGTCCCGCCGGACGACCCGGGCCTGGCGGCGGCCCGCGCGAGCCTGGAGGTCTGGCGGGCCCGGGCGGACGCCGCGGCCCCCGCCCCCGCGGTCGGCGAGGCGGGGGCGTAG
- a CDS encoding ferredoxin, which produces MITQPPSPPLRLVVDLNRCQSYGQCVYAAPTVFRFHGEESLEYDYAPDAGVRREVARAAAACPVQAITLGGATEPAPTASGDDR; this is translated from the coding sequence ATGATCACGCAGCCCCCGTCACCGCCGCTACGACTGGTGGTGGACCTGAACCGCTGCCAGAGCTACGGGCAGTGCGTCTACGCCGCCCCGACCGTCTTCCGGTTCCACGGCGAGGAATCTCTGGAGTACGACTACGCGCCCGATGCCGGCGTCCGCCGCGAGGTGGCACGGGCCGCCGCCGCCTGCCCGGTCCAGGCGATCACGCTCGGCGGCGCCACCGAGCCCGCGCCCACCGCGAGCGGAGACGACCGATGA